Part of the Juglans regia cultivar Chandler chromosome 14, Walnut 2.0, whole genome shotgun sequence genome, ataaatgaaaaatacaaaataagatcAGGCTAATTAAACACTAGTGTTATGTAGTAACGCAGGTCTTCGGGTGTTGTTTGTAATTACGAGATTGAGAGGGGGGGGGGAGTTTGTCATGAGCAAAGGACTAGGCAATTTGTTGATCACCACTTGATATGGCATATTATGACTGGCCACCCTGCATAATGGATTGGCGAGGCAGAATCAATGCGCCAAATAGAACATGTTATTGAGATCAGCCATTAGCATTTGACTCCAGTGGTTATGAATCAATCCACCAACACTTTCAAAAAGGCACACAAAAAGGCAAAAAGCAAagctaaggaaaaaaaagaaagggaaagagaacAGAAGGGGGATCAAAAGGGCAAGCTGAGGTTGAGAGAAGGTAGCAATTAAGCACATTGgctggtggaggaggaggagatgatgGTGGTGGTGAATTTGGGTGATGGGGATGGAGTGGGTGACAGACCCACGTGAAtggccaccaccaccaccacctcccaCGCCCTCATAGGCCCGAGTGGATGTCTTGGTTGGCTTCATATCAACGCTAACAGCCAAGATAACTCAACCACATGAGCAATAAAACCAACATACCCACAATCACATAACACCACCccaaaaagtgaaaaatgaaaGTTTGGAGAGGTTAACATCATTAACTCATTTGACAAAAGTGAGCCATTTTCTTGGTTGCCCACTAACCCTAACCTTTCCTCCCCTTTCTGATCTAATGctattctctttctctctctctctctctctctctctcttcttttgggTGGGCACCAATACAGCCattctttttctctctaatgCTAGtggttctctctttctctctctcttgcagTTATATGCTTCAACTTTTTTTGAGGGTTATACATGTTGACAGCTAAACAAGGGTAAAAGTTTTAGCATGGGGAGAGATGGACAAAGAAATTAACCAAGAAACCTCATCTCTCCTCCCTAACAacaacaccaccaccaccaccattaagGAAGACTCTCCAAGAAAACCGTTTACGCCGCCTCCTCCTGCTGCTGCTGCTCCTACTGGTGGTGGCAGCGATAGATTGAAAAGAGATGAGTGGAGTGAAGGAGCAGTTTCAAGCCTTCTTGAAGCCTATGAAACGAAATGGGTTCTCCGAAACCGAGCCAAGCTCAAGGGCCATGACTGGGAAGATGTTGCGCGCCATGTTTCATCGCGTGCCAATTGTACCAAGTCGCCCAAGACGCAGACACAGTGCAAGAACAAGATTGAGTCAATGAAGAAAAGGTATCGGTCAGAGTCTTCCACTGCTGATCCCTCATCATGGCCACTATACCCACGTCTCGACCTTTTGCTGCGTGGAAGTGGTCCATTACAAGTTTCTCCACCACCACCGACTCCGACTCCGGCGTCTCATCCGCCTCCGCCTAATGCTCCTTTAATGTTGCTAGAGCCATCCCCAGTAGCGGTGcaaccaccacctccacctccacttccacctccacctccgCAACTTGGAGTTGCTCAAAACTCGCATGGATCCAATGGTATTGATAGGGTGGCCAAGGTCAGTGCAGAATATAATTGTGCTTTTTCTCAATTCTGGTTGTAGCCATGAATGTTGTACCTGTTGCTtcattcaatttcaattttctggGGATTCCAgagaaggattttttttttttttttttttggcgacTGGGAAAACCACAACCGGTACTGGCCCTTCCTGGCCTCCTCGTGGTCGTACATATCCATTCCTTCTCCAGTTCTAGAGCATTTGCTAGCTAGCTCCCGGTTGCCCGTCACAATTCGAGATCGTTTagtgtttttttcttcatatatagGACTCTTTAAAGTTGTGAGGACTGAGTCTTTTTCTGTTGCAAGAGTTCAAATTCACCATCTTCTAGTTTACGTTTTTCAGACATGTTTGCATCATGTAATCTATAAGATCAGTGTCAACTTTAAACCAATAATTGAATAGAATTCCATTCTCTGGGCagaaaactccaaaaaaaaaaaagaggtcgTAGGGTCATTTATTGCTTGCAAATAATTCAGCCAGCTGATATTTGGAGGTACCTGAAGTTACAATTTAAGAGGCACCTTATAATATTTGCAATAGAAATATTACTGTGGAGTAAACACTAGGTAAATTCCAAGGATCCTTAGATAACTCATGTCG contains:
- the LOC109012308 gene encoding zinc finger homeobox protein 4-like — its product is MDKEINQETSSLLPNNNTTTTTIKEDSPRKPFTPPPPAAAAPTGGGSDRLKRDEWSEGAVSSLLEAYETKWVLRNRAKLKGHDWEDVARHVSSRANCTKSPKTQTQCKNKIESMKKRYRSESSTADPSSWPLYPRLDLLLRGSGPLQVSPPPPTPTPASHPPPPNAPLMLLEPSPVAVQPPPPPPLPPPPPQLGVAQNSHGSNGIDRVAKEDGAGTKLSDQESDKNHMETDSSTPALYSDKDKSRSKKMKMKMEKKKKSRRRPEESEVAESIRWLAEVVVRSEQARMETMREIERMRVEAEAKRGEMDLKRTEILANTQLEIARLFAGIGKGVDSSLRIGRS